The Mucilaginibacter terrae region GCGCAGCTTTGTGTCGAACGCCTCGCATGAACTCCGCACCCCGCTTACCAGTATTATGGGCGAAGCCGATGTGGCACTCGAAAAAGCTCGTACTCCCGAAGAATATAATCGTGTGCTGGAATCCATTTCGGCCGATGCGATGCGCCTGCAAACAACCATTACCAGTTTAATGGAGCTTGCCCAGGTAGACTTTAATTATACCCAAACCATACTGCAACCCGTGCGTATGGACGAATTGATGTGGGATTTAAATGAGTACTGGCTCGAAAAGAAGGGCACAGGCAAGCTCCACCTCACATTTACCGACTTCCCGGAGGATGAAAACGCTTTGGTAGTGATGGGCAGTAAATCATTACTCAGCATAGCCTTAAATAACATCATCGATAATGCCTTTAAATATTCGGAAGATAAACCCGTGAATCTTCATTTTGAGGTTGATGAATACAACGTACGCGTTATAATTACCGATAAAGGCCCGGGTATAAATGCCCCTGATATCGACAACATTTTTAAATCTTTTTACCGCGCCGAACGTACACGTACCCATGTACCGGGCAGCGGTATTGGTTTATACATAGCCGGAAAAATTATCCAGTTGTGTAACGGCACTATTAAGGTAGAGTCGGATGGGGTATCGGGCAGTTCTTTTATCCTCAATTTCCTCAAAACCAGCTAATATTAGTTTCGATATTTTTTCTAATGTCATTCTAATGCACGTTTAATGCACGTCTAATTCTGCCGCAATAGCTTTGAACTATCCAAAGTTCTAAGCACATGTTCAACGTACATAAGGGATTTAAATTCCTGCTCTTACCACTTCTAACCGCCTTTGGCAGCGGCGCTTTTGCCCAAACAGATAGTTTGCGCCTGAGCTTTAAAGATGCCGAAAAGATGTTCCTGCAAAACAACCTGAGCTTGCTGGCTCAAAAATATAATGTTGATGCCGCACAGGCATTAGTACAGCAAGCCCGTTTATGGGACAACCCGGTTTTATCAACCGACCAAAATATTACCGACCAAACCGGTCGCTTTTTTGACCACCGCAACGGCCAGGGACAAGTTTTTGTACAGTTAAGCCAGCTGATACAAACCGCGGGTAAACGCGGCAAACAAATAAAGGTAGCCGAAGACGGCACCAGAATACAACAAGCCGCCTTTGACGATCTGCTGCGCAACCTCCGTTATAACCTGCAATTAGATTTTGCGCAGGCTGCTAATCTCATAGCGCAGCGCCAGGTTTACGCCATTGAAATTAAATCGGCCACCAATTTGGTTAACGCATCCGATAAATCGTACCAGGCCGGCAATACATCGCTTAAAGATCTGGTGAGGTTAAAAGCCTTGTTATTCAATCTGCAAAATGAAATGATCGAAAACGAGCGTCAGCTAAACGATCTGCAGGCCGAATTAAAAACCCTGCTGGCAGTTAACCCTAACCAGTTCATTCTTCCGCAAATAAGTACGAGCAACACGGCAACTACTTTAAACCCGGCCACGCTGGCCGACCAAGCCAAAACATCGCGGCCTGATTACCTGGTAAACCAGTATACCCTCGACCAAAACAACAGCAACCTCAAATTGCAACAAGCGTTGGCTAAACCCGATATAACCATTGGTACCAGCTTTGACCAAAACAGCAGTTATACCCGAAATGTGGTTGGCTTGCAGATTAGCGCTCCGCTGCCGTTTTTTAACCGCAACCAGGGCAATATCAAATCGGCCAAGTTGGCTGCGCAAAGCCAAGATTACGTGGTGCAGAACAGTGCCATGCAGGTAAAAAATGAGGTTTACAGTGCCGTACAGCAATACAACCTGAGTCAGCAACTGCTTACCAAAACCGAGGTTGACTTTTACGACCGTTACGACCAGATTTTTGCCGCCATGCTCAAGAGCTTTCAGCAAAGACAAATAAGCCTGCCGGAATTTATAGACTTCTTCGACTCGTACAAAGAGACCAAGGTTAAAATATTAGAACAGCAATACAACTTGCAAAAAGCCATAGCCGATCTAAATTATGCAGTAGGCACAACGGTAATAGCAGCACAGTAATCAGAAAAAAATATCGGTGTAATCCACAAAAAAACAACACAATGAACCCAAGAATAATATACGTGGCTATAGCGGCAATAACCGTTTTGGCCTCATGCGAAGAAAAAAAGACCGGTACCATGGAAAACAAGCAGGTTTGCATCAGCGACTCGCTTTCCAAAATGATAACCATTGATACGGCCAAAGAAACAACCATGAAGAATGAGTTGAAACTGAGCGGCGAGGTTACGTTTAACGAGAACAACGTGGTAAAGGTATTCCCGTT contains the following coding sequences:
- a CDS encoding TolC family protein produces the protein MFNVHKGFKFLLLPLLTAFGSGAFAQTDSLRLSFKDAEKMFLQNNLSLLAQKYNVDAAQALVQQARLWDNPVLSTDQNITDQTGRFFDHRNGQGQVFVQLSQLIQTAGKRGKQIKVAEDGTRIQQAAFDDLLRNLRYNLQLDFAQAANLIAQRQVYAIEIKSATNLVNASDKSYQAGNTSLKDLVRLKALLFNLQNEMIENERQLNDLQAELKTLLAVNPNQFILPQISTSNTATTLNPATLADQAKTSRPDYLVNQYTLDQNNSNLKLQQALAKPDITIGTSFDQNSSYTRNVVGLQISAPLPFFNRNQGNIKSAKLAAQSQDYVVQNSAMQVKNEVYSAVQQYNLSQQLLTKTEVDFYDRYDQIFAAMLKSFQQRQISLPEFIDFFDSYKETKVKILEQQYNLQKAIADLNYAVGTTVIAAQ